The region ttgtatttatttttgagtaattttttatatagttttttcttttctgctttatttgttttcttctatttatttttgagtaattttttttgttgtatttagtttctttgtgaatatttttgctttatataatttttttgttttctgcattatttattttcttgtatttatttttgagtaattttttatatagttttttttccgtgaccctctctactctttcgcacatgctatgcgggtgaaatgatgataccttcaacatttttggagtttgttttgtagtgatttttattttcacagtcatttagctctgatctaaacaaatcggtgactgaaaaacagcaaatgatgtcagaacgtgttggaagacCAAATGCTACTGAACaaaaaaaaatacattgatcagtaccgcctttcagccaaaacgcgctactgctacagagaaatacataaaaaatacattgatcatccgaaaccggccctgatacttcgaaagagattgtccacaagaagtccggagttctaataagttattaaaaataaaaaaaggcgcAATGCTcattaattagcttcaagcctttcggaatagggtAGACTATACTGCACACAGCTCCGTGCAATCTattctattccgaaaggcttgaagctaagcaacctacatgtgagcattgcgcctctccttcattgtctctgcactcacggcttataaaccgctcctactgcctctctcctagcgaggtgggactaaaaatcagcttaataagaaactctagtaccggttcatgccatgaaccggtactaaaggtgtttgtGGGGCCCACAGCCTAACacaacatcattagtaccggttcgtggcatgaaccggtactaattgttgcccatgaaccgatactaatgatgtccgcccgcctagccgttggaaccagcactaatggacacattagtgccggctcaaattcaaaccggcactaatatgcttcacatttgaccctttttctactagtgattatgtatgtagacatattactAGGCATTGGATGAAGGGGCTTCTTGCCCTTGTTGTCAACGGCTAGGAGCACCTCGGTGCCCATCTCATTGCTCTCTCGATCTGCACATAATTTATGGAGTCAAGCACAACACAAAGTTCATGGCTTATTGAAGAGCATGTAGTTAAAACGACATGCATGTCACTCTTTCTCCTATCCATCGCGCCTATATTTACTCACCCTGCCCAACACTATTtacccaccccctctcctctcttaCTATCAATCTTCCTCCTCTCCATCGCCATaagctccagctccagctccaacACCAACCCCTTCCTGTGGGGTATTggctggagggccttcttcctcgGGTGATCGGCTGGTGACCGCACCAAGTTTGTGAACACCATGGAGGTGTGCTCGAAAGTTCGGCTCCATGGCCGAGATGCAGAAAGAATCTGATGCGGTGCTCACGAGAGCCACTGCACAAGAGCTAAAGACGGTGATTCCTGACCCAGCGAAGGGCGCGATGGTAGTCGACATCATTCACTGGGCCATGAATCAGTCCGTCTTCGACGGTGCTAAATAAAGGAAGAAGTGGTCCAAGTACAAGAGCTACCGGGCCCCTAATGACCACCGTGCCGTAGTGTACTGGGAGAGGGCAATCGTGCTACCGGCGGTCATCTGTggggagcctaaggaggaggaggaggaagaaccggTGCAGATACCAGCGAGGACGCCGGAGCCAAGCCGTCGTACCTGGCAGATCGACCTCGACTACGCCGAGGATGACGACGACGACCCGCCGCCCCGCACGGCGATGAAGAAGTTGAAGGCCAATCACTCGACCCGCCGCTCCGCATGCCGGTGACGGCGGCCGCGGTTAGCCAGTGTCTGTTCTGTACCCCCAATCCCCCTTCTACTCCAACCGCATCTACCTATATTCCGATCTTGCATGAACTACCATGAACTCCTATGTACTCGTATGAACTAGTATGAACTACTATGAACTGCCATGCTTATCTACCTCTATTTCCCAATCCCCTCTCCGCCGTGGGTCGAATCTACCGCCGGATCGAACGCGAAAAAGTAGTGCACGACGGACAGAGAAGTGCTTACCGCCATTGCCGCTGCCAGGTGATGATCCGCTCGCTGGTGATGGAGTCCGTTGGTCTTCTTGCTCTcatcagatccgccgccgccggtgagAGTTGGGAAAGTGGGAAGAGGGAGCGGTGAGGGGTGATGAGGCTAATAACTCCCGGCGCTTCGGGAAGCAACGCGGCTTCTCGAGCGTGGCCGTGCACGTGCAACCGCCGCCGCCCACGTGCACCGCTCGGGCCTGGCCCTGAAGAAACTGTCGATTCGGGCGTTCCGAGAGAGTTAGGCCCAGGAGTGCTTTAAGGTTCATGTCATGTAGGCCGAACAGTAAAAGCAGGCAACAAAACAAACCGAATTCTTTTCGGGCGGGCTTGATTGGGCCTCATGCAGTCAACCAAACACGCGGAATTTTCTCTGGGAAGAAAGATGAGCTCGCCTGTCAGACTCACGTCTGGCCGCACTTGCCATGTTTGAACCGCGGACTTCTCCTGCCCCGATGCGATTTCGATATGAACTCGATGCGTACAACTGCAACCAGCAACCTCATCTTTCCCCACCGTCGCTGTTTATCTCTGCTGCCTCCGCGGCTCCGCCCATCGGAGCACCGCTACCCTTCTTCGATCCGGACTCACCGGCGGCCGTGAAGTGGCGCTAGACTGCAGCGACGAGACGCGCGCTGCGGCGGCCACTGCAGATCTCGACCCCCTCGCTCGATCGTGATCGGGATTCGGAAGGGCTGGAGCGAATCCGGTCGTAGTTCTCCAAATCGAGGCTTCATTTGCTTGGCCTCCTCCCGTCGACGCCAGATCGGAGCGCCGACACCCTTCTTCGACCCAGAAACAACGGCACAGGACTGCAGGTGCGTCAAGACGCGCGACGGCCGGCGCCCACTGCAAATCTCGAACCCCCTCACTCGATCAAGATCCTGGTCAGGAGTGGCTCGACCGAATCGGCACCTAGTTCTACAAATCGAGGCTTGATCTCTATCTAAAACGGCAGGTACATTTTTTTGTTGAGATGTTTAACTTTTACTCTGCTTGTTCATCTCGAAAATACCACATTAACTAATTCTTGTTGTGCAGCTTGCAATGCTGGAATTTCTCGAGAAGAAGCTGAAGCAAGTTGAGAACAGAGCTAGTTTCCTATCTTGTGTTCTCAGTGGTGATATCAAGATCATTCCCAGGAAACAAAAGGAGCTTCTACAAGAGATTGCTGAAAAGGGATTTGATCCCCTCCCAAAGGAGGTTCTGCCTGCTGCCGTAGGAGCAACAAGAGACAGGGAAGAAAATGGAAGAAGCCCTGATGTACATGCCAGTGATTATGAGTATCTCACCTCCATGACAATTTCTACTTTAAATGAGGGGTACCTGGAGCATCTTCTAGTACTAAAGAAGAGGTTTGAAACTAAAGTTGAACTCCTGAGAAGAGCTACACCGGAATGTCTGAAATCTGAAAAGAAACGAACTGTAACTGTAAGTACTGATAATTTGATACTCTAACGTTTCAGGTTATGTTCATCTTTCTGAACTTATTATGACCTCAACTGACAAGTGATTCTTTGGTTTGAAGCAGATAAGTCCTGATATACAGtttcttgatgcaaactatataaaaGCTCAATCAGATAGAAAGGTTGTGATAGTCATTGATTGCAAACACAACAATGTATTTGAAGCAGCCCCCAGGAGATAACATAAAAGGATCGCAGCCGAGTATCTTGAGGTATAGATTACCTCATCAACTGACAAGTGATTATTTGGTTTATTATGTACTCTTCCCCTGTAAGCTAATTAAGCATTTCTAGTCAAAATCAGCTTATGTAGATGTTTTCTTTTCTGTGCGCATTGCAAATAATTTATTACATTTACAAGTCAGCCTATCAATTTACATAGGCTAGTGTGGTGCtgatggatgatgatgaggacCATCTTGCTGGAAGTCTCGAGGCCCAAGAATTTAGTGGTAAAGCCCATGTACAGTGTTGTACTTGTCCAAATAACATATTCATCTCTTGGAGAAGTTCTAATgggcaactacttttacttgcacAGAGACTGAGAACACACAAAAGAAACAAGCAAAGAAGCAGAGGAAACAAAGAAAGAAGCGGAGGAAGCAAGAAAGCAAAACAAGCGCAATACCTTGCTGCGGACTAGACTCTCAGGGCCATGACAGGTCAAGCCACGGCTTGCTCACCGAAGAAATTAAGAAGATTGCAAGTGGCTTAGATGGGGTTGAGACCACTTATGGTAATAGGGATCAAAATAGGGTAGCTCAGGTGTTGGCTAAGTTAAGCCTGCAAGATGCATCTGTGTCAGTTTAGCATGTAGATGCACCGTCTTTTGTAGCttcttttgtcacggcagatgtaacCTTTTTGATTAGGGCAACACTAGCCATTACTCGGGCGGGGTGAGCCCCATATCGGCCGCCTCCCTAGCCTTTAGTTTAAATTGCAAAGTCTGGACCGTTCGATAGTTGCAGCATGAAACTTCCGGGATATACATTTGCAACATCGTAGCAGAACTTCTGTTGTGGGGTgtcaaaaaaagggaaaaaaactgTCTAGTCATGTCAAGCACAACAATGTATGACCTTTTTCATCGTATGCAATAAATCATTGGTCGAAGCAAAATCCCCGAGAAGAATCATCACAACATATATAGTATGTAAACCCATGCTTTCAGCAACACAACATGAACACACAAAATTTGTAGCGGACCttaagattcatcacaacatgttggTATGTGTTTGCAACAACATAAAAGCAAGGACATAGCATGTCGAACGGATGCCGTAACATCGAATAACCCAAAGTTAACCTTTGTCCGAGAAAGCAAACCTTGTAGCCAGAGACTCGTGGCGATGATCTGGCAGATCTAGTGTGCTCAAACTCATTAGCCCTGACCTCCCACCATCCCCGAGCTTGGTGGCACAAAGCTGCTCCAACCTGACCCCCACCAGGGATGGCCATGGCTGCAAGCCTGGGAGGTAGGGAAAACTCGCCGCGAGGAGAAGTGCTGCATCAACTAAACAGAGGAGAAATACGAGAGGAATAAAGAAGCTGGAAGGAAATGCTGGGGAGCGGGACGTAGAATCGGTGGAAAGGTATCATTTACTGTTTGATCTTTTAGATGAATTTAATGTTTGATTATATCTCATCATTGGTCCAAAAAAAAGACAAATACTATGGGTTTTGTCTTTTCCTTTTCTGGAAAAAACCGTAGGATTTGCCAAGTGGCAGTGTGGGCACGGGTGCTTTGAGACACCAGTACGTGTTCCAGCACAACACTGCAATTCGATGGCCCGCCGTGAAATAATCGCCTGAAAGTAGTAATTGCGTCCGAGCTGAGATCTCAGGTCGACTGACCGAGCCCCTCGTCACATTCATGTTGCCCAGACCCGGCCAAGATGAGTACGTactgacaacgacgacgacgataaTAACAGCTCATTCATTTCATTCCGTTCGCGCTCGCACCCGGGGGAGGCCGCAACCCCGCCACTGGCACCGGCAAACACCCACCCACGCCAGCGTCCACGGCAGCATCTGCCACTTGCGAAAGAACAACGTGGAGTGGAGCTGTGGACTGAGCCGAGCTAGCTAGCCGCCAATGGGGCTCCACCTGCTGGCGGCGTTcgcggcggcgaggggcttcgcGCAGGTGCTCCATGTCTCAGCGCGGCTGCTGTGGCCGATCAACACCTGGCTGCCGCTCGCCCGCCACATGCCGGAGGCCTGCGCCGTCGTCTGCGGCGCGCTCGCTGCCCACCTCGCCTGGCTGCGCCGAGCCTACGCGCGCGGTGGCACCGTCTGGGGCCTCCGAAGCCGCGACGACGACGACGTCCTCCGCCAGGCGCAGCTCGACGTCTTCTACTGACCGAGTTGCTGGCAGAGCGCCGCTCGCTGCTTCCCTTGCTGTGGCGTAGGAAATTCATTAGACGCTGTTTCAGCTTAGATATGTGTGGTTTCTTGTTCACTTGTATTTACCGATATGTTTGGTTTATAAATAATCTGCAGTTGTAACACTGATTTGTAAAAAGAGATGAATTCTGCTAGAACTGACGGATTCTCTGTTTCGGGATGCTGCGATCAGCGATTTCTTCTTATGAGATTATATTATTTTTTCTTCTAAATATTAATTCGCGAAATAGTTGTTGATTTGGATTAGCAACACCGACAATCGACACTGGCTTACAGATTTACAGTCATAGGAAAAATCAATTTAACTCCATTCATGAGTTCAGTAGCCAGTTCGGCAGCTCCTTCACTCATATCCACTTTTTGGATCATCCTACAATCATCATTAACTAACTGATAACCGACGAACGAAGGGCATAAAGCCTTTATTTGTCAATTTGTCATGCTATGCAGAGTAGTATGAACTATGATCGTGGCCACATCTGCATTTCATTCTGGTCAATCAGTCAATCAAATGCACCCCTcaacaaaaataataaaataataatcAATCAAATGCAAAAACTCCTCGACTGCTGATCAAATTCGTAAACGCAACAGTCCTAGATCTGACTTTTGTGTTTTTTGTGGCGCTCGGGAAGATCGTCCTAACCGTATTTTCTTCTCTTGTGATTTGACGAAGTTAATGTGGAGTTGTATCCGGTCGTGGCTCGATGTCAACTGGTCCCCCTCTTCTTTTGTTGAGCTACGTTCCGTTGCAAATCAGTTGGTGGGACTGAATAGATATTTATTCTGGTTTGGCTTTTCTAGGATGCGTTGGGTTCTTTGTACTACGAGAAACAAGTTTACTATTGATCATATCTTCCCTGCCAAAACTGCTAACTGTTTGTTTAAGTTGTTATCCTTTCTTCAGCAATGGAAATGATCGACTAAGGAGACTGGTCGTGATGCAACGGAGCTGCTGATCTCTAAAGTACGAACCATGGCTTCATCCCTTTCTCAGCATGATCAAGCTGCTCCTACATGATGCTGAGTCTGGTTTTATGTTGTTGCTAGTCTTCCTTCTGGCTGTTGGTAGTAGGTAGTTGGCCTGTGTGCCCTTATTTCTGTAAACTGTTTCTGTTCGCCCTTCCCAGTGGGGATGTCTGAACTTCGGTTATGTCTGTTGCTTGTCTAAATTCTACCTAGTGACTTTGTTTATAAGGTAGGGTGTATGTCTTTTTTATTATAAGGAGTGCATTAGTTTACACACAAATAAGACTTGAACAACCACACATTCAGTACAATTCAAGAAGCCAAAAGTGCTTTAGAAAGATCATGTGATTATTTGTGATGGCATAGAAACAAATGGCAGACTCGCCAGCCAGAATCTTAAGCCTTCCATGTGTATTGCAAAGTTCGTATAAAATGGTGTAGTATTCAGCCCAGTTTGGTCCAATATCTCAAATACTACATTAGAGTTTTTTCCTCAGAAGATTCATCTACTTTCTGGTGGCAAGAACTACATATACTTTGTTGTGAGATTATATAGAGGGAGTAAGCATAACAAAAACTAGTAAGTTCCATTCATGTGCATAGCCTTCAGCTTCCTTGACTCAACCTACTGTCATGGTTAACTGGTGTTTGGTCCTAATCATGTTAAATATGTGTGTTGGTGAATCAGCTACACGACAATGCTTGAAGAATGAGAGCCATAAAGCAATGTACTATGGTGGATCATGCTTATTGTGTTAATACAAATGTAACTGTCNNNNNNNNNNNNNNNNNNNNNNNNNNNNNNNNNNNNNNNNNNNNNNNNNNNNNNNNNNNNNNNNNNNNNNNNNNNNNNNNNNNNNNNNNNNNNNNNNNNNNNNNNNNNNNNNNNNNNNNNNNNNNNNNNNNNNNNNNNNNNNNNNNNNNNNNNNNNNNNNNNNNNNNNNNNNNNNNNNNNNNNNNNNNNNNNNNNNNNNNNNNNNNNNNNNNNNNNNNNNNNNNNNNNNNNNNNNNNNNNNNNNNNNNNNNNNNNNNNNNNNNNNNNNNNNNNNNNNNNNNNNNNNNNNNNNNNNNNNNNNNNNNNNNNNNNNNNNNNNNNNNNNNNNNNNNNNNNNNNNNNNNNNNNNNNNNNNNNNNNNNNNNNNNNNNNNNNNNNNNNNNNNNNNNNNNNNNNNNNNNNNNNNNNNNNNNNNNNNNNNNNNNNNNNNNNNNNNNNNNNNNNNNNNNNNNNNNNNNNNNNNNNCCTCCTCCACGGAACTGCTCCCGTGCGCATCGTTCATGCCCGTCAGATGGCGTTTGACTTTTGCCGTCGGTCGTTGGATCGGTTGACTGCATGGTAAATTTTGTTACCTTTTCTCTGTTTTTGTGGTTGGATGACTTGTGGACCTTGTGTTTGTGTGATTCGGTTGGTTCATTGTGGGTATTTTCAAACCTTGGTGTAAGTCAACCAGTACGGTGCACGTGCTGGTGTGTGAGCCGTCtgaccactagtgcagaaccgggctataacaccggttcgtaagggcctttagtgccggttctgtaaccggcactaaagggtgggactAAATGCCCCCCCACCCCTAGTACCGGTTCTGcatgaaccgccactaaagggccaccacgtggcacgagccagggccgggtgtggggagacctttagtaccggttggtagcaCCTGCCGGTACTAAAATttttggggggttttggttttattatttatttttcctttaattttgtgttttccatttaattcttttcgtttgctggtattttacgatagtacatattgtacacgttatgcatatatatgaacataatttctcgtagaaccgatcatatGTATATATCATCGAGTGTCTCACAACCacaccattattcacacatacacatgtatatatagaGAGTTTTTCCTACATGTTGccttcagagccagtggcatttgccttggtgccttcggagcacgatgacaattgggagtggttcatTGGGGCGGTAGCTCGTAGTAGAAttttcctttgggatctatgacctcgtcgagcaaaaatcccgctatttcctcttgaagtgctcgtatgtgctcctctggtaggagcttctcccgcaccgattcgaactgttaagaaggagatcattatgcatgtgtattagttatgtgactagatatcaataatgatgtaaaaattgtgaacattatTCTGTCAAACATACCCATAGCTGTCCATCAGTTTTGGTCCTTTCGGAGATCATCATGCGAATATTCTCAAAAACGTAGCACACACATCAGTCTGCTTTGCCTGCTTCAGGGCCTCTACGAGAGTAGAATTTaattagataataattaatcaagcatgataattaatggtattgaaactagaattaaggagatgcatggtagctagctagtactacttaattaattataccttgggtcgaaaccaatacAACTTTTCTCTCCATTCGCCTGAAACCTTTTTCGAATTCCTGAACTTTTCCCAAGCCTTGCCCGCCGGCAAATAAAATGGATAAACGAGTTATTaaatacttgatatcaggaaactaaagaggccgacatatagttaataatgattgaaattacctgtcgagtATCCCCTTCACGATTGTGTAGTCttttttttaagtagtgagtccagtatttcaactgttccttcgtcaactttaatgattaacaagatccaatggtaactgcatgcacacatgttcgcatgtcttaattaagcggacatgtgcataacactcatcattGGTAGtaataattattaacatctagttagctagtaagtaaaaacagaatttgtagtacaagatagtgtgactcacaagaagttgtaaggaagtagtatatcttcattggtattgagacgcttcaagaactctagcatgtttttctctacaTCTGCTTGATACCATGGATATTTCCTTGTTTGTtcattaacggtatttgggtcaatgaacccaatgccacagcgtctaccttttttcatttcatacatcttcatcctgcataataccacagaaaagaatatagtgaggataattacaggtaatgatcgaaCAATGAGCGCTACAGCtaccttgagacttaaattacgggaaaaatcacttacagacaatagcaaccggcgagagatttgtcgagtgcgtcttgattgaataactgaaatagttttgaatactcaacggccagagctagcttatggaagtaatactcttccttgactttctccatgagggacactcgattggtactcttggtaattttcatgcaccaatcatgcaattcatacattctcgttgggaggttcttgacctcctcaggcttgaccaaaggttggccgcggacatatttctgttttatgtcctcctctctaagcagaaaaatagaaaaaaataaaaactaaaaactaaaaacggaattgtgtgtgtgtgtgcgcacgcgtgtgtctatgtgtgtgcgtgtgtgtgggcGCACGCGCGTGCACATGTGCACCTACGGCGCCGGCGGTGCGGCGGCTttgattggagggaggagaggggctcACAGCGTGGGCGAGGTGACGTCGACGGCGACGTTGAGGCAGAGGGGACGGCGACGGACggtgacgaggggcggcggcggcggcgacggacgtCGCCGGGGGGCGACGGGGGTGGCGACGAGGGGCggtggcgacggggcagaggagaggaAGCAGGGGAAGAACGAAACTGACGAAATTcgtaagtgctgcttatatagaaggcacctttagtaccggttggagccaccaaccggtactaaagggctgttttggccaggcgaagcggctggaagtgcaccccctttagtaccgggtggtggctccaaccgatactaaagacccccctttagtaccggttggagtcaccaaccggtactaaagggggagcGCTGGCACAGGTGCGGTgcgggcaagtttagtcccacctcgcttgccGAGGGGCGCCCGCACCTGTTTAAAAGCCCGGCGCTACTGCTCTCTCGATAGCAGGCTTCTAGGCCTAACTCTGCCGCTCtgccttgtgggcctactgggccttgcgggcctgcatcctgacccaactacaggttgggttacTAGTCGTATgaaggccgctgtggcccagtaggtgggcttttttatttagtttttgtctcaatttttttagtttttttcttttctactttatttattttcatttctttatttctgaatattttttctgcaggtacaaaaaattacaaactttttgttagtgcgagtagttttcaaatttgaatagtttaaatttgaattatttgatgaaCTAATTTATAGACGAAATGCATagtttttgcacataaaatttcttcgcgtttcaaatgccaaaacacataagtaccctaactattacaaagattccctccggtTTGTTCGAAGCGGCACTTTCCAGATATACAAGTCCGGAAAGTcactacagaagaaagtgatgacggtGAAGCCTATCACATCCTAGAGTGGgacctttgggtgtgaaactttttcttcgcgtgtgtccctttgtgccgtaaccatggacaatcttcattatTTAACTGGATGCTGtgatcaatattcactgtgaatggagcaatttcatcaaatttttcataatcttctaacatgtctgtcttgtcatccactcccatgatgtttcttttccctaaaagaactatgtggcgctttggctcat is a window of Triticum dicoccoides isolate Atlit2015 ecotype Zavitan chromosome 2B, WEW_v2.0, whole genome shotgun sequence DNA encoding:
- the LOC119368596 gene encoding uncharacterized protein LOC119368596, which gives rise to MGLHLLAAFAAARGFAQVLHVSARLLWPINTWLPLARHMPEACAVVCGALAAHLAWLRRAYARGGTVWGLRSRDDDDVLRQAQLDVFY